In one Natronosalvus amylolyticus genomic region, the following are encoded:
- a CDS encoding chorismate mutase, which produces MTNETDTTTDGTATESRSPEDMDLEELREEIQEIDRDIVELIARRTYVADSIAQVKDAKGLPTTDESQEARVMERAGENANRFDVDDNLVKAIFRLLIELNKVEQRDSR; this is translated from the coding sequence ATGACGAACGAGACAGACACCACGACAGACGGAACAGCCACCGAAAGCCGATCACCCGAAGACATGGACCTCGAGGAATTACGCGAGGAGATTCAGGAAATAGACCGCGATATCGTCGAACTCATCGCCCGTCGAACGTACGTGGCCGACTCCATCGCGCAGGTGAAAGACGCGAAAGGACTGCCGACGACTGACGAGAGTCAGGAGGCTCGAGTGATGGAGCGGGCAGGTGAGAACGCCAATCGGTTCGACGTCGATGACAACCTCGTGAAGGCGATTTTCAGGTTGCTAATTGAATTGAACAAGGTCGAACAAAGGGATAGTAGATAG
- a CDS encoding type II toxin-antitoxin system PemK/MazF family toxin, whose protein sequence is MSEDVEIRRGDVVIVRLDPAEGHEMKKTRPAVVVQNDVGNKNASTTIVAPATGTYRGYPFEVLVEAAESPFEKDSSVRLDQIRVVSIEKRIHSVLGSLDGKTMEAVDGALKLSLGLD, encoded by the coding sequence ATGAGCGAGGACGTGGAAATTCGTCGCGGCGACGTTGTTATCGTACGGCTTGATCCTGCGGAAGGGCACGAAATGAAGAAAACTCGCCCTGCGGTAGTCGTCCAGAACGACGTTGGGAACAAAAATGCCAGTACAACTATTGTCGCACCTGCGACGGGAACGTATCGAGGCTATCCGTTCGAGGTCCTCGTTGAAGCGGCGGAGTCACCGTTCGAGAAAGATTCCTCGGTCCGTCTCGACCAGATACGTGTCGTCTCCATCGAAAAACGGATTCACTCGGTGCTTGGAAGCCTCGACGGGAAGACGATGGAGGCGGTGGACGGGGCGTTGAAACTAAGTCTCGGACTGGACTGA
- a CDS encoding 30S ribosomal protein S8e, whose amino-acid sequence MQDQGRSTRKRTGGRLKPFKNRRKHQLGRHPTETQVGEPRFRAVDVRGNGEKTRALATNVANVNTGEDTVTADINDVVENDANPNYVRRNIITKGALIDTSEGTARVTSRPGQTGQVNAVLVE is encoded by the coding sequence ATGCAAGACCAGGGACGCTCTACCCGCAAACGTACTGGCGGCCGACTGAAACCCTTCAAGAACCGACGCAAACACCAACTGGGCCGACATCCGACCGAGACGCAGGTCGGCGAACCTCGCTTCCGCGCCGTCGACGTTCGAGGGAACGGCGAGAAAACTCGTGCGCTGGCGACGAACGTGGCCAACGTGAACACGGGCGAGGACACGGTTACCGCAGACATCAACGACGTCGTCGAAAACGACGCCAACCCCAACTACGTCCGACGTAACATCATCACCAAGGGTGCCCTCATCGACACCAGCGAAGGCACTGCGCGCGTGACCTCGCGACCGGGTCAGACTGGCCAGGTCAACGCCGTTCTCGTCGAATAA
- a CDS encoding RtcB family protein, with protein MIELEGTETCARVMGVDGDSNLIDDACLAQIRTMIDHEAFDGPVRIMPDAHWGKGSVVGFTMPLGEYVVPNVVGVDIGCGMTAGLLGDDLPLEGEGLDQAIRERIPMGFGPDGLEAPEREYYHVGDSFPWKRANLRLESFLEVAHGDYRETLASFLEAGGYDLDYFKTLCAERAGTQSSYFSVRTAIESVGTLGSGNHFLEIGQSETTGAYWVVVHSGSRGLGANTAEYWQAEAARLHDDRVDDARAILEAYPTRYLEFDPKETSDSDVLEWLQGGMGEDFVDYEALKADFLEDDPSRIETVSTALKAAVPNPEEATGDDLAYLEGRHAARYLIDMVFCQHYAAENRRVMIETVADVLDTSLDDRIESTHNYIDFRDGIIRKGATRAYEGERVLVPFNMADGTLICEGRSNPAWNYSVCHGAGRVMSRTQAHEEFDAEAIAAELEANGVHSSVLPVDEAPGAYKNSDVIETAIGETATVVDRLEVVHNVKADS; from the coding sequence ATGATCGAACTCGAGGGCACCGAAACCTGCGCACGCGTCATGGGAGTCGACGGCGACAGCAACCTGATCGACGATGCCTGTCTCGCACAGATTCGAACGATGATCGATCACGAGGCCTTCGACGGGCCCGTGCGCATCATGCCCGACGCCCACTGGGGAAAAGGAAGCGTCGTCGGCTTTACCATGCCACTGGGCGAGTACGTCGTCCCGAACGTCGTCGGCGTCGACATCGGCTGCGGGATGACGGCTGGACTCCTTGGCGACGACCTTCCACTCGAGGGAGAGGGGCTCGATCAGGCTATCCGGGAACGAATCCCGATGGGGTTTGGCCCCGACGGACTCGAGGCCCCGGAACGAGAGTACTACCACGTTGGTGACTCGTTTCCGTGGAAACGGGCGAACCTGCGGCTCGAATCGTTCCTCGAGGTCGCTCACGGGGACTATCGCGAGACGCTCGCGTCCTTTCTCGAGGCGGGCGGCTACGACCTCGACTACTTCAAAACGCTCTGTGCCGAGCGGGCAGGCACACAGAGTTCGTACTTTTCGGTTCGAACTGCCATCGAAAGCGTGGGGACGCTGGGTTCTGGCAACCACTTTCTCGAGATTGGGCAGAGTGAGACGACCGGTGCGTACTGGGTGGTTGTCCACTCTGGCAGTCGGGGGCTAGGCGCGAATACGGCCGAGTACTGGCAGGCTGAAGCGGCCCGTCTCCACGATGACAGGGTCGACGATGCCAGGGCAATACTCGAGGCGTATCCAACGCGTTATCTCGAGTTCGATCCGAAAGAGACCAGCGACAGCGACGTTCTCGAGTGGTTACAGGGCGGTATGGGAGAAGATTTCGTCGACTACGAGGCGCTCAAAGCCGACTTCCTCGAGGACGACCCGTCCCGAATCGAAACGGTCAGCACGGCGTTGAAAGCTGCCGTTCCGAACCCGGAGGAAGCCACGGGGGACGACCTCGCGTATCTCGAGGGCCGACACGCCGCCCGGTATCTCATCGACATGGTCTTTTGTCAGCACTACGCTGCTGAAAACCGTCGTGTGATGATCGAAACGGTCGCCGATGTCCTCGACACGTCGCTCGACGACCGTATCGAATCGACACACAACTACATCGACTTCAGGGACGGCATCATTCGGAAGGGCGCAACGCGTGCATACGAAGGGGAGCGCGTCCTCGTCCCGTTCAATATGGCCGACGGCACGCTCATCTGTGAAGGTCGGTCAAATCCTGCCTGGAACTACTCCGTGTGTCACGGCGCGGGTCGGGTCATGAGTCGGACACAGGCCCACGAGGAGTTCGATGCCGAGGCGATCGCGGCCGAACTCGAGGCAAACGGGGTACACTCGAGCGTTCTCCCGGTCGACGAAGCACCAGGAGCGTACAAAAACAGTGACGTGATCGAGACTGCGATAGGTGAGACCGCAACCGTGGTAGACCGACTCGAGGTCGTCCACAACGTGAAAGCAGACTCCTGA
- a CDS encoding glycosyltransferase, giving the protein MTDVSVIIPAKGEGCRLEHTLDSIDEQQFVGTVEVIVVACGDATIEVAKRHAVVDCALEETEPASTGTATDATERGPGQARNRGVRTATGNILLFTDADTVVPPTWIQDHYRHYLTPSVVGVGGPLEPLGCQLRHRLCFRVLSDWWYRVSWPVGFVQQPGPNCSVRRSAFEKVDGFDESLPFLEDTDLSLRLRSAGVLVYDRTCPVRTATRRQRRVGYLGLFITYFFGYLAYFCPGLSPADSYF; this is encoded by the coding sequence GTGACCGATGTCTCGGTTATCATTCCGGCGAAAGGAGAGGGGTGTCGACTCGAGCACACGCTCGATTCGATCGACGAACAGCAGTTTGTGGGGACAGTAGAGGTGATCGTCGTCGCCTGCGGTGACGCGACCATCGAGGTCGCGAAGCGACACGCAGTCGTCGATTGCGCTCTCGAAGAGACCGAACCCGCGTCGACGGGCACCGCTACGGACGCCACGGAACGCGGACCCGGGCAGGCGAGAAATCGTGGTGTGCGGACGGCAACCGGCAATATTCTACTGTTCACCGACGCCGACACCGTGGTTCCACCGACGTGGATACAGGATCATTATCGACACTATCTCACGCCGTCCGTCGTCGGGGTTGGCGGCCCGCTCGAGCCCCTCGGGTGCCAACTTCGTCATCGGCTGTGTTTCCGCGTCCTCTCTGATTGGTGGTATCGAGTGAGCTGGCCAGTGGGGTTCGTCCAACAGCCAGGGCCGAACTGTAGCGTTCGTCGGTCGGCGTTCGAGAAGGTGGATGGATTCGACGAGTCACTGCCCTTCCTCGAGGATACGGACCTCTCGTTGCGGCTTCGGTCTGCCGGTGTGTTGGTGTACGACCGGACCTGTCCCGTCAGGACCGCCACGAGACGCCAACGGCGGGTTGGCTACCTGGGGCTGTTTATTACCTACTTCTTCGGCTATCTCGCCTATTTTTGCCCCGGCCTCTCACCGGCCGACTCGTACTTTTGA
- a CDS encoding beta-ribofuranosylaminobenzene 5'-phosphate synthase family protein, with translation MTSVTVSAGARLHFGFQNLSLARDRLYGGIGVGLKEPRVTVTAEPAETVAVNDSLAHQYATQAVSLLSLPGIDLTVEERLPRHVGLGSGTQLALAILAASARAYDCEAHVRERAPLLGRAGRSGVGVATFDRGGFVVDAGHPTGRFTTEQPRDGSWTVPSVISRHTLPSNWRFLVVVPEADPGRSGTDEDASLRTVVEHADPLIADDIAPLLTQKLLPAAADGRLEAFGEAITAIGQKNGAWYADVQGGVFRPPAGELVDALSTSPVITGVGQSSWGPAVYGITDESHVDEATEAATHALEHTDIDGRVLVTQPASSGARIREHGSDTEAIADY, from the coding sequence ATGACGAGTGTGACCGTCAGCGCTGGTGCCCGACTCCATTTCGGTTTCCAGAACCTCTCGCTCGCCCGTGACCGTCTGTATGGCGGCATCGGTGTCGGCCTCAAGGAGCCACGCGTGACGGTGACCGCCGAACCGGCCGAAACGGTAGCCGTCAATGACTCACTGGCTCACCAGTACGCCACGCAGGCTGTCTCCCTCTTGTCCCTCCCCGGCATCGATCTCACCGTCGAAGAACGATTACCCAGACACGTCGGGCTCGGCAGCGGCACTCAGCTCGCCCTCGCAATCCTCGCCGCAAGTGCACGAGCGTACGACTGCGAGGCACACGTCCGTGAGCGAGCGCCACTGCTTGGACGTGCAGGACGGAGCGGTGTCGGCGTCGCGACGTTCGACCGCGGCGGGTTCGTCGTCGACGCTGGCCATCCGACTGGCCGGTTTACGACGGAGCAACCGCGCGATGGCAGCTGGACCGTCCCCTCGGTTATCTCCCGCCATACGCTCCCATCGAACTGGCGATTTCTGGTCGTCGTCCCTGAAGCGGACCCTGGCCGTAGCGGCACTGACGAGGACGCCAGCCTCCGAACTGTCGTGGAACACGCCGATCCGCTCATCGCCGACGACATCGCACCCCTGCTCACGCAGAAACTGCTTCCCGCTGCGGCCGACGGCCGACTCGAGGCGTTCGGCGAGGCGATCACGGCCATCGGACAAAAAAACGGTGCCTGGTACGCCGACGTGCAGGGTGGCGTCTTTCGGCCACCGGCCGGCGAACTCGTCGATGCCCTCTCCACATCCCCCGTTATCACCGGGGTTGGACAGTCGTCGTGGGGTCCCGCCGTCTACGGCATTACCGACGAAAGCCACGTCGACGAGGCCACCGAGGCCGCAACCCACGCGCTCGAGCATACCGATATCGATGGCCGGGTGCTGGTGACACAACCGGCCTCGAGTGGCGCGCGGATTCGAGAACACGGAAGCGATACCGAAGCGATCGCTGACTACTGA
- a CDS encoding DUF7504 family protein, with protein sequence MEARPRGENGAVFAQALESLKQEGANILLVGPGAKAAHERVCCRLLGELSDQPRYRLIVTASETTYRGHSCTAAETGPETHVLEIAPPADGESSASTDSTDPTAENRCETAAEEMHLTHAPDVSLSALGSAVFDAVSEIDAGCGGLEAAELRVCVDSLVPFLNEYQTEAVFRLLHMTTASVKQVSGIGHFHLPLDVDHDAVNLLEPLFDATVEVRIRDGGYEQRWCLRDSNGPSEWLEI encoded by the coding sequence ATGGAGGCAAGGCCACGGGGTGAGAACGGGGCAGTGTTTGCCCAGGCGCTCGAGTCACTCAAGCAGGAAGGCGCAAACATTCTGCTCGTCGGACCGGGTGCAAAAGCTGCCCACGAACGTGTCTGCTGTCGGCTCCTCGGTGAGTTGTCCGACCAGCCACGATATCGGCTGATCGTGACGGCCAGTGAAACGACCTACCGTGGCCACAGTTGCACCGCTGCAGAGACCGGGCCAGAGACACACGTTCTCGAAATCGCTCCACCGGCCGATGGGGAATCGTCTGCATCAACCGACAGTACAGATCCTACGGCGGAGAATCGATGTGAAACGGCGGCAGAAGAGATGCATCTCACCCATGCACCTGACGTTTCGTTGTCGGCTCTCGGATCCGCAGTGTTCGATGCCGTGTCGGAGATCGACGCCGGGTGTGGCGGACTCGAAGCGGCGGAACTTCGCGTCTGTGTCGACTCTCTCGTCCCGTTTTTGAACGAGTATCAGACAGAAGCTGTCTTTCGGCTTTTACACATGACGACTGCGAGTGTCAAACAGGTTTCCGGAATCGGACACTTCCACCTCCCGCTGGATGTTGACCACGATGCGGTCAACCTTCTCGAACCGCTGTTCGACGCGACTGTCGAAGTTCGAATCCGCGATGGAGGCTACGAACAACGATGGTGCCTTCGAGACAGCAACGGTCCAAGCGAGTGGCTCGAAATATAG